A region of Notolabrus celidotus isolate fNotCel1 chromosome 4, fNotCel1.pri, whole genome shotgun sequence DNA encodes the following proteins:
- the nphp1 gene encoding nephrocystin-1, translating into MPPKRRGPLQLVQREVDELRKQVDSLVKDVRSHDGSNEEAFRRCQELQISAEKTQRTLNNLTKADELAPVGNYDQRKQEEERRLQNLLEQINTLSLELSPPGPSTTAGDDSKGDSEDDDEDSSDDDDDDDDDEEKEAGKPPTQSEPRLYTVLSDFKGEQEGDLSVQRGEVLTVIKRTADGWWLSQDSKGNRGVVPKTYLKTGTGVDDDNDEDDEDENDEESEDEQDDDDELTDDGAKESGTSNWGPVKKALTEIDATDVLSAMGAIPSGFRPSTLNKLLVEEGETYRGSHYIQPKLSESKLSFCDLFLDPDTGRVRARQVRTCACFSLWSCRMIPTPGVGVQVLSRHIRICAFDGTQVLSNIHTVRATYNSKSPKTWTFNPRVAGILPTLLDGDCFLRCNSASPDLGILFELGVTFIRNSTGERGDLSCGWAFLKLTDDSGNPIPYRTYDLPVNGGTPYEKDVAMEATVTRGSPAGVFQQMLQARRQPKLIVKMKSVNNRTRTQLSHLPDTLMHSLNCVHLLAIHRQLLADALLLDRPTMQNADPICSPILATFPKLLDQPDLLDALRSAWLGAETTMTRAQKRDLCYLKQEFRKVYMFAYFLLHSPSLPCYRWADPPSEEQRARVIFSTLEAFKHNQQTASQSGGTELFMDPTHQHLAFDVTELTFDLLQVVR; encoded by the exons GTTGACAGTCTGGTGAAGGATGTGCGGAGTCACGATGGATCCAATGAGGAGGCATTTCGAAG gTGTCAAGAGCTGCAGATAtcagcagagaaaacacaaaggaCGCTGAATAATCTGACCAAG GCCGATGAGCTGGCTCCAGTTGGAAACTATGATcagaggaagcaggaggaggagagacgactgCAGAATCTCCTGGAGCAGATAAACACCCTCTCTCTGGAACTGTCCCCACCAGGACCCAGTACTACTGCAGG TGATGATTCAAAGGGTGAtagtgaggatgatgatgaagatagtagtgatgatgatgacgatgacgatgatgatgaggagaagGAAGCTGGGAAACCACCCACTCAGTCAGAGCCTCGTCTCTACACTGTTCTCAGTGATTTCAAAGGAGAACAGGAGGGAGATCTGTCTGTGCAG agaggggaggtgttgACAGTCATCAAGAGGACAGCAGATGGATGGTGGCTGTCTCAGGACAGCAAAGGCAACAGAGGAGTGGTTCCTAAAACCTACCTGAAG ACTGGCACTGGTgttgatgatgacaatgatgaagatgatgaagacgaAAATGATGAGGAGTCGGAGGACGagcaagatgatgatgatgaactgACTGACGATGGAGCGAAAGAAAG TGGTACTTCCAACTGGGGTCCTGTCAAAAAGGCTTTGACTGAG ATTGATGCCACAGATGTGCTCTCTGCCATGGGGGCTATACCATCAGGATTCAGACCATCAACTCTCAATAAACTGCTAGTGGAGGAAG GTGAAACATACAGAGGAAGTCACTACATTCAGCCAAAACTCAGTGAATCCAAACTCTCCTTTTGCGACCTCTTCCTTGACCCAGACACTGGCCGG GTTCGAGCTCGTCAGGTCCGGACATGtgcttgtttctctctgtggagctgcaggatGATTCCCACTCCAGGCGTTGGAGTTCAGGTCCTCAGCAGACACATCCGCATCTGTGCCTTTGATGGAACTCAG GTATTGAGTAATATCCACACTGTGAGGGCGACTTACAACTCCAAAAGCCCCAAGACCTGGACCTTTAATCCAAGG GTAGCAGGTATCCTACCCACTCTCCTGGATGGAGACTGTTTCCTACGCTGCAACTCTGCATCCCCTGACCTCGGTATCCTCTTTGAACTGGGAGTCACCTTTATAAGGAAT tcaACAGGTGAGAGAGGAGACCTGAGCTGCGGCTGGGCTTTCCTCAAACTGACCGATGACTCTGGAAATCCAATTCCATACAG GACCTATGATTTGCCAGTGAATGGGGGCACTCCCTATGAGAAGGATGTGGCAATGGAGGCGACAGTCACTCGAGGAT CTCCAGCAGGTGTTTTCCAGCAGATGCTGCAAGCCAGGCGGCAGCCCAAACTCATTGTGAAGATGAAATCAGTCaacaaccgaaccagaacacaGCTCAG CCACCTCCCAGACACTCTGATGCACAGTCTGAACTGTGTCCACCTGCTGGCGATACACAGGCAGCTGCTGGCTGATGCCCTCCTATTGGACAGGCCAACCATGCAGAATGCAG ATCCAATATGCAGTCCTATACTTGCTACCTTCCCAAAGCTGTTAGACCAACCAGACCTGCTGGATGCTCTCAGG agTGCATGGCTGGGTGCTGAGACCACCATGACAAGGGCACAGAAG agagacTTGTGCTATTTAAAACAGGAGTTCAGGAAAGTCTACATGTTCGCCtatttcctcctccactcgcctTCGCTGCCCTGCTATCGCTGGGCGGACCCGCCTTCAGAGGAGCAGCGGGCCAGAGTTATCTTCTCCACCCTGGAAGCTTTCAAACACAACCAGCAAACCGCCAGCCAATCAGGAGGGACAGAGCTCTTTATGGACCCCACACATCAGCACCTCGCCTTTGATGTCACAGAgttaacctttgacctcctcCAAGTGGTGCGGTGA